GCTTTCTCGATTCCATCCAGGCGGCGCACCCCACTGTTTCCGATATTGAGTTGCCTCTCCTCCGGGAGCGGATATCGGTCGAATGTCAAATTATCCAACAGTTCTCTGGCTTTTTCTTTTTCGCTTTTAGCCATTTTCAACACCTCTCTCCTCCGCCTGCAGCTTTTTGGAAACCTGGAGAATGGCCTTGGGGTGCTGTGGATAGGTGCCACACCGGCATAGATTGCCACCTAGGGCTTCCTGAATTTCTTCCAGAGACGGATTAGGATTTCTGTCCAATAATGCCTTGGCAGTGGTCAAAAAACCGGGGGTGCAGTATCCGCATTGCATACAGTGGTTTTCCACGTAGGCTTCAATTAATGGGTGCTTGGCAGCGGCAATACCTTCCGCAGTTACAATTGATTTTCCGTCACACTCGATTGCCAGAACCATGCAGGACAAAATCGGGCGGCCATCCATAATTACCGTGCAGGACCCGCAGGCACCGCGGTCACAAAACATCTTAGGGGAAGTCAGCCCGATTACATCATGGATTAGGTAGTTCAATGTCCATTCTGGCCTTACCAAAATCTGGAATTCTTCCCCATTAATTTTCAGCCTAGTCAAACCTTCTATCAATGGATCAGGTTCCTCCCTATGCGCCTGAAGGACATGTGTTTTCAGCCTTTCAAAATTTTCACAGAGTTCTGCACAATACGGGCACAAGTACTTGCTTTTTTCCTCTTTCATACCCTCTCCAATCCTAATCCTGGTTGTAAGATGCCGGCTTTCCGGAAGACGGTATAGACTTCAGGCTCCTGAGCAATACCGATTGACTGATCCGACCTGCGAACGCTTCCCGAAAATATTGCAGACTGTCGCGCACCGGAGTAGGTGCCGACTGGCCGAGACCGCATAGTGAAGCGGAGGCCATTGGGGCACATGAGACCTCCAAAATCTCAAGGTCACCCTGGACTCCCTCGCCATTTACTAATCGGTCCAATACTTCGATTAAACATTCAATCCCTTCCCGGCATGGTGTACAAAGCCCACAGGATTCCTCGTTCAGAAACTCTATAGTTCTATAGAGGAAATCCACCATATCTCGGCTGTGGTCGAAGACGATCACGGCACCGGAACCCAAGACGGATTCATAGGCTAAGGGAATATCGATCATAGAAAAAGGAAGGACCCGCCCGGTGGAACCGCCCACCTGAACCATCATAACGTCCTCTCCCCCGGCCAAACCAATCACAAGATCCTTGAGGCTGCTACCCATCTCCAACTCATAGATCCCGGGCCGGGAGACATCTCCGCTGACACAAAAAAGCTTGGTCCCCTTGCTTTCCTTGGTGCCCATCCGGCTATACCAATCAGCCCCATTCCGGATAATTAAAGGAACATTAGCCAGAGTCTCCACATTGTTAATAATAGTTGGAAAACCAAAAAGGCCGTTTACCGGTGGAAAAGGCGGTCGAAATCTGGCCTCGCCCCTCTTTCCTTCAATTGAATTCATAAGGGCCGATTCCTCACCGCATATATAAGCGCCGGCTCCTTCCCTGATTTCGATATCCAGTTCCTCCAATAATCCGCTGTCTTCGGCCTGCCGAAGAGCATTTCGCAGGCCCTCCAGTAAATAGCGATACTCCGCGCGGAGATATATGAAGGCTTTCTCCGCCCCAATGGCGAAAGCCGAGATCGCCATCCCCTCCAACAAACTGAACGGGTCGTTTTGGATGAGAAATCGATCCTTGAAAGTGCCCACCTCACCCTCATCAGCGTTACAGATGAGATACTTTTTCTCCCCTTCGGCCCTTCCCGCCAATTCCCACTTTAACCCGCAGGGAAATCCGGCGCCGCCCCGCCCCCGCAAACCCGCCCGTTTTATCTCTTCAATGACCTGTTGGGGAGTCATAGTTTTGCGAGCCTTTCGCCAGGCCTGCAAACCCTGTTTTGCCAAATAAGTATTTATGTCCTTAGGATCGATAAGGCCGCAATTCTCGGTTAAAATTCTTTTTTCAGACACTGCTTGTTCCTCCAGTGGGGTTAATCAAATGATTTCAGGATCTTGGCAACCCTCTCCTGGTTGAGATCCCCATAGAGCACATCATCAACAAGCATGGCGGGCGACTGGTCACATGCTCCAATGCAGTTGGTCAGCTCAAAACTGAACCGGCCATCGGGCGTTGTCTCTCCCGCATTGACTCCCAGATAATCACCAATCCAAGAAGCTACCATTTCTGAGCGTTTTAAATGGCAGGGCACACTCTTACAAGATCGGACGACATGTTTGCCTTGAGGTTTTACAGAAAAGAATGTGTGGAATGTGACCACGCCGTAAACTTCGGCCACGGGAATACCGAGCCACTGAGCCATGGAAAACATAGAAGATTTAGAAACGAACCCTAATGTTCGTTGCTCTTCGGTGATCATCGCCAAGAGCGTATCCCTTTTATCTGTGGATATGCCGGTCATTTTTAGCTACTCCTTTACCCTGTTTTAGTCAGTGCGCTGGTAGGACAAAAATCAACACACACACCGCATTCCAGACACTCGGTTTTATTTAGAGTCCCATCACAATCCACAACTACTTTGGAGGAAAAACCCCGGTAAGCCATCGAGAGAATATTCTTTTTCGCGATCTCCTTGCAGGCCCTGATACAGCGCCTGCAAAGAATACATTTTGAAAGATCACGCCGAACATAAGAATTGATTTCCTCCACTGGATAAAGCCGGGGATTTTTAACCCGGAATCGAGGCAGCCCAATCTCCATCTCAGCGGCCAACCTATGGAGTTCGCAATTTCCGACATTCGAATCCATTACACAAGGCCCGGTGTGCGCGGTCAGTAACCACTCCAATACCGCTCGTCGCGCCTCCAATACCATAGGGGAGCCCGTAAATATGACCATTCCCTCGTTAATCGGGGTGTGGCAAGAAGCCACCAGACGTGGAGCACCTTTAACCTCAACCAGACAGATACGGCAATTTCCGCTGGGGGTTAATTCCGGGCTATGGCAAAGGGTGGGAATGTAAATTCCTTCATTTTTTGCTGTTTCAAAAATCGTTTTCCCCCGTTTCCCGACTATTTCCTTTT
This genomic interval from Deltaproteobacteria bacterium contains the following:
- a CDS encoding SLBB domain-containing protein is translated as MSEKRILTENCGLIDPKDINTYLAKQGLQAWRKARKTMTPQQVIEEIKRAGLRGRGGAGFPCGLKWELAGRAEGEKKYLICNADEGEVGTFKDRFLIQNDPFSLLEGMAISAFAIGAEKAFIYLRAEYRYLLEGLRNALRQAEDSGLLEELDIEIREGAGAYICGEESALMNSIEGKRGEARFRPPFPPVNGLFGFPTIINNVETLANVPLIIRNGADWYSRMGTKESKGTKLFCVSGDVSRPGIYELEMGSSLKDLVIGLAGGEDVMMVQVGGSTGRVLPFSMIDIPLAYESVLGSGAVIVFDHSRDMVDFLYRTIEFLNEESCGLCTPCREGIECLIEVLDRLVNGEGVQGDLEILEVSCAPMASASLCGLGQSAPTPVRDSLQYFREAFAGRISQSVLLRSLKSIPSSGKPASYNQD
- a CDS encoding (2Fe-2S)-binding protein encodes the protein MKEITLRINEKEIVGKRGKTIFETAKNEGIYIPTLCHSPELTPSGNCRICLVEVKGAPRLVASCHTPINEGMVIFTGSPMVLEARRAVLEWLLTAHTGPCVMDSNVGNCELHRLAAEMEIGLPRFRVKNPRLYPVEEINSYVRRDLSKCILCRRCIRACKEIAKKNILSMAYRGFSSKVVVDCDGTLNKTECLECGVCVDFCPTSALTKTG
- a CDS encoding (2Fe-2S)-binding protein: MKEEKSKYLCPYCAELCENFERLKTHVLQAHREEPDPLIEGLTRLKINGEEFQILVRPEWTLNYLIHDVIGLTSPKMFCDRGACGSCTVIMDGRPILSCMVLAIECDGKSIVTAEGIAAAKHPLIEAYVENHCMQCGYCTPGFLTTAKALLDRNPNPSLEEIQEALGGNLCRCGTYPQHPKAILQVSKKLQAEERGVENG
- a CDS encoding NAD(P)H-dependent oxidoreductase subunit E encodes the protein MTGISTDKRDTLLAMITEEQRTLGFVSKSSMFSMAQWLGIPVAEVYGVVTFHTFFSVKPQGKHVVRSCKSVPCHLKRSEMVASWIGDYLGVNAGETTPDGRFSFELTNCIGACDQSPAMLVDDVLYGDLNQERVAKILKSFD